One Fusobacterium ulcerans DNA segment encodes these proteins:
- the nadA gene encoding quinolinate synthase NadA → MKDKIKKILELKKEKGAAILAHYYVNDEVQEIADYVGDSYYLSEIAQRLDEKVIVMCGVFFMGESVKILNPEKTVLVPDENADCPMAHMADIDKVKEVREKYEDVAVVCYVNSTAELKAASDICVTSANALKIVKKLPNKNIYFIPDEHLGRYVASQIPEKNFIFNNGCCYVHAAVTKEDVEKIKEKHPNTEILVHPECRKEIADMGDYVGSTSGILKYAEKSQKEEFIICTEVGIMYELKKNNPNKKFYSPAKEMICSNMKKIDLDKIIKVLETNEPQVHLDSKFIESANKSLEKMLELAK, encoded by the coding sequence ATGAAAGATAAAATCAAGAAAATTCTTGAATTAAAAAAAGAGAAAGGAGCAGCAATACTTGCTCACTATTATGTAAATGATGAAGTACAGGAGATTGCAGATTATGTAGGGGATTCATATTATTTAAGTGAAATAGCCCAAAGATTAGATGAAAAAGTAATTGTAATGTGTGGAGTTTTTTTCATGGGAGAAAGTGTAAAAATTTTAAATCCTGAAAAGACAGTCCTTGTACCTGATGAGAATGCAGACTGCCCCATGGCACATATGGCAGATATAGATAAAGTAAAAGAAGTTAGAGAAAAATATGAAGATGTAGCTGTTGTATGTTATGTAAATTCTACTGCTGAATTAAAAGCAGCTTCAGATATATGTGTAACTTCAGCCAATGCCCTTAAAATAGTAAAAAAACTTCCAAATAAAAATATTTATTTTATACCAGACGAACATTTGGGAAGATATGTAGCTTCACAAATTCCAGAAAAGAATTTTATTTTTAATAATGGATGCTGTTATGTACATGCTGCTGTAACAAAGGAAGATGTAGAAAAAATAAAGGAAAAACATCCTAATACAGAGATTTTAGTCCATCCAGAATGCAGAAAAGAAATTGCTGATATGGGAGATTATGTAGGAAGTACATCTGGAATATTGAAGTATGCTGAGAAGAGTCAGAAAGAAGAATTTATAATATGTACAGAAGTTGGGATAATGTATGAACTTAAAAAAAATAACCCTAATAAAAAATTCTATTCACCAGCAAAAGAAATGATATGTTCAAATATGAAAAAAATAGATTTGGATAAAATAATAAAAGTATTGGAAACTAACGA